One genomic region from Homalodisca vitripennis isolate AUS2020 chromosome 6, UT_GWSS_2.1, whole genome shotgun sequence encodes:
- the LOC124365492 gene encoding uncharacterized protein LOC124365492, whose protein sequence is MEAFKREMLQEFKSHSSQMQELTKSFEFLSANIDTANQVLKKFQLDYTEIMKQNQKLTEANLKLGETFNELKIKVRELEQYSRRTNLEISIPVTRNEDTMKILRDIGTAIGVELHDTQVMAAHRVPSYKQGRVSPMVFQFQTKMQRDVWITSYKKNKDLSARRVNNAFPDTRVYINEHLSPDNKIFLAQLKERSKQCNVKYIWFKGDKLYLRRDDGEKHFKITSLDEVEKYR, encoded by the coding sequence ATGGAAGCATTCAAAAGAGAAATGCTTCAAGAGTTTAAGTCTCACTCAAGCCAGATGCAAGAGCTTACTAAGTCGTTTGAGTTCCTGTCAGCAAATATTGACACAGCAAACCAGGTGCTTAAAAAATTCCAGCTAGATTATACCGAGATTATGAAACAAAACCAGAAGTTAACTGAAGCAAACTTGAAGTTGGGCGAGACATTCAATGAGCTAAAAATTAAAGTCAGAGAGCTGGAGCAGTACTCTAGAAGAACCAATCTGGAGATCAGCATCCCTGTAACTCGGAACGAGGACACTATGAAGATCCTGCGTGACATCGGCACTGCCATAGGAGTCGAGCTTCATGACACCCAGGTAATGGCTGCACATCGAGTTCCCAGCTACAAGCAAGGTCGAGTTTCACCCATGGTCTTCCAGTTCCAAACCAAGATGCAGAGAGATGTCTGGATTACCAGCTACAAGAAGAACAAGGACCTATCAGCCCGCAGAGTGAACAATGCCTTTCCTGACACCAGGGTGTACATCAATGAACATCTGTCACCGGACAACAAGATCTTCTTGGCTCAACTGAAGGAAAGAAGCAAGCAGTGCAATGTCAAGTATATCTGGTTTAAGGGTGACAAGTTATATCTCAGGAGGGATGATGGAGagaaacatttcaaaatcacTAGTCTTGATGAAGTGGAAAAATACCGCTAA